The genomic segment AAAAGATACGGGAAGTGTTTTCTGATAAGTCTATTTGTTTTACTATCTTAACTGCGCATGATTACACGGCTAGCTGCATGTTCCTGTTTGCATTCATCATTGTTTCTTCCCTGCTGCTCATCACTGTCAGATTAGACCTCTTGCACATTTATCGGTCGTGACCCACCAGTTAAGAAACGCTATTCAAGAACAGACTTTTGTTCCAGATTTTCTCTCGAGAAAAGACCCAAATAATCATGCAATCATAATATTATAGAGTTCCAGAGGAGATCTCAGCAATGTTTTCAGATTTACCAAGATACTCTAGTCTGTAAATCAAAGAGTCAGCAGTATGAACTGACTCATTTCTAATCAAATCCTTCTAAgaccaaatgatctgagctgctaTTAACATTCACTTTATTGCTCTATACTCACTGTATGACaacataatattttgcatttatcCTACAAGGCATTTTGGGAGAAACATCCGAAACAAAGTTGATTTTGAGTAACATTTGAGTATTTTTATGTCTGACGCACAGTTTGAGCAACAGAAACTAGTAATCTAATAATGTCTTTGGTTTCCTGAATACATGATCTATTAACAAGTTTTGTCTCCCTGATAAACCGctcataaataattaaacaaaactaaaaacgCTGTGAAACAGCGACATCTAGTGTACAAATAAGTGATGAGACGCACTATTTTCACCTGCTGGACCAGAAGATCACAGATTCTTTTCACACCAGACAGGAAGAAcacacctagcaaccacatagcaagaTACTCAGAAGAAAAATAAGCTGAATATAATATTTCGTGATACATAGCAGCCTATATTAAGATTTATGTTGTGTGGgagtgtttgcatgtgtgttaAGGCAGGTCCAGCATGTTTCTGATCTCCAGCTCTCTCTGTGTCCGTCGGTGAATTTCTCGGATCGCTGCGATGATGACGCGCATCACAGGCTCCGCCTCTTCCTGCGTCCGCACACACACCAGCTGCAGGAAGACTTTGCGGTCAGGCATCGTCCGAAACACCAGCTCGGCCGCGCGCTGCACAAGCCAGGGATGATGCGGCGCCAAAACCTCCACGTACGCGTCGCGGCACAGTTCACCCATGCTCCGCCCCTCGCGCTCCGTCGCCAGCTTCTCCAGCAGCAGCTGTAACCACAGCAACGAGCGATGGAGGCGGAGCAAAGTCCGACTCCCGGAAGGCGTTTGTCTATCGAAGGAGACCACGCCCCTCTGCAGCTCGGCCTCTAGCATGGAGCGCACCGAGCGGTAGGCGTGGTGAGGGGGCGGGGCTACGTGCTGAGCATCTTCGGTCGTAACGATGGCAGATTCTTCCAGTGAGAGCTGTCGGATGAGTGTGATCTTCTCCTCAACTTTATGAGTGAAAAAGCCCACCAGAGGGCCCAGGGACTCCATGAACCTGCACCACAGAACACAACATCAGTGTGAGACAACACATTTATGATAGTTATTGTTACATAAATTTATACACACTATaaacagtgtttctttagaGTTTTTGGTCACATTTTAGATTAAGGTCcttgacttttgcctcaataaactgctaattactgcttattagttagtaaggtagttgttaagttagaagtagaatatgatcatgcagaataaggcattaatatgtgctttataagtactaataaacagccaatatcctcgtaatatgcatgctaataagtaaatagtaaatagtgagaattggaccctaaactaaagtgttactgagtTTTCAAATAGGACAACAGacaataaaatgcatatatataggataaacattaatttagttTGAAAAACAGTATAAAAGACAGAACGATGCTGCTTTAAAGCAACATACTTTgaggaatatagtgcacaaaaaCTAATTTTCAATTTGGAGACCCGTTTCAAAGAAACAGTTGGAGGCTTTCTGATAACTGAGAGCTGCAAAGGTTATCATTGTTATCCAGTGATCTCATAACGTTGTGTTCAAATGGCATCTGAGGAAAGGCGGACAGTCTTTCTTGCAGTATGGTGGACGCAGATATGATTTTATCAGCCACAGGCACGAGATATAACTTTAGAAAATAAAATCATGGAAACAATGtaatgaaactaaaactgccagtaggtggcagcacaTCATTGTCTTAACAATTGAGTCATTCAGTCAAACAATTCCTTCAAAACGACTCATTTAGTTGCTCGGAGACGTGCAATGGCTTTACTGTGGACTATATTTGCATTCACACTAACAaacgataacggtctgtttattctaagctcacggtttcaaagtgtgtacaacatgtttttgc from the Ctenopharyngodon idella isolate HZGC_01 chromosome 22, HZGC01, whole genome shotgun sequence genome contains:
- the gltpd2a gene encoding ceramide-1-phosphate transfer protein, coding for MRMRCRLRRCVVTAVTLSLLLFLSSLWLPQGTIQNCEQSWRPCLSVYTPTRQVVRAAVTDGADVLGGNDIIGECAGQQFQVSRLLLHLNSALGPASDVLLDPYLLCWEELIKFMESLGPLVGFFTHKVEEKITLIRQLSLEESAIVTTEDAQHVAPPPHHAYRSVRSMLEAELQRGVVSFDRQTPSGSRTLLRLHRSLLWLQLLLEKLATEREGRSMGELCRDAYVEVLAPHHPWLVQRAAELVFRTMPDRKVFLQLVCVRTQEEAEPVMRVIIAAIREIHRRTQRELEIRNMLDLP